A genomic segment from Dermacentor silvarum isolate Dsil-2018 chromosome 11, BIME_Dsil_1.4, whole genome shotgun sequence encodes:
- the LOC125941497 gene encoding tigger transposable element-derived protein 4-like, producing the protein MDQRIIQNIKVLYRSQLLHRMLLCTDNGKSYNTDLLSAIHILAHAWEQVQETTIQRCFHHAGFEAQEQMFHEEEIPADADADAIFSQVVPSAPFTWQEYEAIDENLSTCREESLEELIAEAQSKDQPSSSDECDDLIPSAVVPDSAAEGAVELLQRYFEREGCPEFLESLSSMGTYFVKKQLKHAKQTTIDCFFPVHVDK; encoded by the coding sequence ATGGATCAACGCATAATACAGAACATCAAAGTTCTTTACCGTAGCCAGCTGCTTCACCGAATGCTACTTTGCACAGACAATGGAAAGAGCTACAACACAGATTTGTTGTCGGCAATCCACATTCTGGCCCATGCCTGGGAACAAGTGCAGGAAACCACAATACAGAGGTGCTTCCACCATGCAGGCTTTGAAGCACAAGAGCAAATGTTTCATGAAGAGGAAATCCCTGCCGACGCCGATGCTGATGCCATATTCAGTCAGGTAGTGCCCTCTGCCCCTTTTACGTGGCAGGAGTACGAGGCAATTGATGAGAATTTGAGCACCTGTCGCGAGGAGAGCCTTGAGGAACTGATCGCTGAAGCACAAAGCAAAGATCAACCCTCCTCCAGTGATGAGTGCGATGACCTTATTCCGAGTGCAGTGGTGCCAGACAGTGCAGCTGAAGGAGCAGTCGAACTTTTGCAGCGCTATTTTGAGCGTGAAGGGTGTCCAGAATTTCTAGAAAGCCTGTCAAGCATGGGCACTTACTTCGTGAAAAAGCAACTCAAGCATGCCAAGCAAACCACAATTGATTGCTTTTTCCCTGTCCATGTAGATAAGTAG